A genomic window from Wolbachia pipientis includes:
- a CDS encoding triosephosphate isomerase yields the protein MSFLIVANWKMNGMRSSFVDFIGKLNNKSNEITSKLVICPPFTSFPSSIELNNNINIGAQNCHHKKFGSYTGEISAEMLKELGCTYVILGHSERANEKDSEIKLKSEIAIESGLHPIICVGENSEDYKNEKTKEVIEYQCKNRLPTHGEYTVAYEPIWAIGTGHVPNNDAIAEVIEVIKLCTGKKHITYGGSVNSENIENLLNISNLSGVLIGSASLDFDHFDKIIQQVEKKFSLINSKISN from the coding sequence ATGTCCTTTTTAATAGTAGCAAATTGGAAAATGAATGGAATGCGTTCTTCATTTGTTGACTTTATAGGCAAACTTAACAACAAGAGCAACGAAATTACCTCTAAATTAGTAATTTGCCCTCCTTTTACATCATTTCCAAGCAGTATAGAGTTGAACAATAATATTAATATAGGAGCACAGAATTGCCATCATAAAAAGTTCGGTTCTTACACAGGTGAAATTAGCGCAGAAATGTTGAAAGAACTAGGGTGTACTTACGTAATACTTGGGCATTCTGAAAGGGCCAATGAAAAAGATAGTGAAATAAAACTTAAGTCGGAAATAGCAATAGAATCAGGCTTACACCCAATTATCTGTGTAGGTGAAAATTCAGAAGATTATAAGAATGAAAAAACAAAAGAAGTAATAGAATATCAATGCAAAAACCGTTTGCCAACACACGGTGAATATACCGTAGCATATGAGCCAATATGGGCAATAGGCACAGGTCATGTGCCAAATAATGATGCAATTGCTGAGGTGATAGAGGTAATAAAATTGTGTACTGGTAAAAAACACATTACATATGGTGGTTCAGTCAATTCAGAAAATATAGAAAATTTGTTAAATATTTCAAATTTATCAGGAGTTTTAATTGGCAGTGCAAGCTTAGATTTCGATCA
- the rsmA gene encoding 16S rRNA (adenine(1518)-N(6)/adenine(1519)-N(6))-dimethyltransferase RsmA, producing the protein MRKFLLKPKKSLGQNFILSSEITKKIVALAGSLENFNVIEIGPGYGALTREILVHNPKSLLSIEKDRDLVKHHDQLLNEHQGKYRIIEADALHVIEEELIERPVKVIANLPYNTSVVLFLKWLNNIKFFTNLTLMFQKEVADRITARPNSKDYGSLSVLSQLLCDIKKEFYIEPKEFFPRPKIHSSVITVNPLPTPKFAVNLETLTRLTRAVFAQRRKMLRNSLQNITNHAETVLENAKLSGNQRPENLTIEQFCLLANNVECSFCKSPIAI; encoded by the coding sequence ATGAGAAAATTTTTACTGAAGCCAAAAAAGAGTCTAGGGCAAAATTTTATTTTATCGAGTGAGATAACAAAAAAAATCGTCGCTTTAGCTGGTAGTCTGGAAAATTTTAATGTCATTGAAATTGGTCCTGGATATGGTGCATTAACAAGAGAAATATTGGTGCATAATCCAAAGTCTCTACTTTCTATAGAAAAAGATAGAGATTTAGTAAAACACCATGACCAACTGCTAAATGAGCATCAAGGAAAGTATAGAATTATAGAAGCGGATGCACTGCATGTTATAGAAGAAGAGCTGATAGAGCGCCCAGTTAAAGTTATTGCTAACTTGCCTTACAATACCTCGGTAGTGTTATTTTTAAAGTGGTTAAATAATATAAAATTTTTTACGAACTTGACATTAATGTTTCAAAAAGAGGTAGCAGATCGCATTACGGCAAGACCCAATTCTAAAGATTATGGTTCCTTATCAGTGCTAAGCCAGTTACTATGTGATATAAAAAAGGAATTTTATATTGAACCTAAAGAGTTTTTTCCAAGACCAAAAATACATTCTTCAGTAATTACAGTAAATCCTTTGCCTACCCCAAAGTTTGCAGTAAATTTGGAAACCTTAACAAGATTAACACGTGCCGTTTTTGCTCAAAGAAGAAAGATGCTGAGAAATAGCTTGCAAAATATAACGAACCACGCTGAAACTGTCCTTGAAAACGCTAAATTGAGTGGAAACCAGCGTCCAGAAAACTTAACCATTGAGCAGTTTTGTTTGCTGGCAAATAATGTAGAATGCTCATTTTGCAAAAGCCCTATTGCAATTTAA
- the guaB gene encoding IMP dehydrogenase — protein sequence MKKMEACYSFDDILLLPAYSNILPCDADTKTYLTNNIELNIPLISSAMDTVTESGFAIAIAQHGGIGCIHKNLSIDEQVLEVRRVKKYESWIVYNPITISPDKTVAEAISLMREHNYSGIPVVDQRKLVGILTNRDVRFIEDQNMNVKVSEVMTKDKLVTVREQGVNSASAMKLLHENRIEKLLVVDENSCCIGLITVKDIEKYNRYPNSCKDSKGRLRVAAAIGTGKKDGIERCEALIGEEVDVVVVDTAHGHSENVINTIREIKKMYPNTQFIGGNIATKEAAEALIDAGVDAVKVGIGPGSICTTRIVTGVGVPQFSAIKNVAEACRARNVRLIADGGVKYSGDVAKAIAAGADSVMIGSIFAGTDESPGEIIMYKGRAYKGYRGMGSISAMKRGSASRYFQDKDSKLKLVPQGVEGRVPFKGPASGVIHQLIGGLQAAMGYTGNRNIEEMKKNCKFVTITASGLRESHAHDIVITQEAPNYAYQASNLSTDSE from the coding sequence ATGAAAAAAATGGAAGCTTGTTATTCGTTTGACGATATACTTCTTTTGCCAGCCTATTCTAATATATTGCCTTGCGATGCAGATACAAAAACTTATTTAACAAATAATATAGAACTAAATATCCCTCTCATATCCTCTGCAATGGATACTGTTACTGAATCGGGCTTTGCAATAGCTATTGCCCAACATGGAGGGATAGGTTGCATACATAAGAATTTATCAATAGATGAACAAGTTTTAGAAGTAAGAAGGGTGAAAAAATATGAAAGTTGGATCGTGTATAACCCAATTACGATTTCACCGGATAAAACAGTTGCGGAAGCAATTTCATTAATGAGAGAGCACAATTATTCTGGCATTCCTGTAGTCGATCAACGCAAGTTAGTTGGAATTTTAACTAACCGAGATGTGAGGTTTATTGAAGACCAGAACATGAATGTAAAAGTTTCCGAAGTGATGACAAAAGATAAGTTAGTGACAGTGCGGGAGCAGGGAGTGAATAGTGCCTCAGCAATGAAATTGTTGCATGAAAATAGAATAGAAAAGCTTTTGGTCGTAGATGAAAATTCTTGTTGTATAGGTTTAATTACGGTTAAAGACATTGAAAAATACAATAGATACCCAAATTCATGTAAAGACAGTAAAGGGCGTCTCAGAGTTGCCGCTGCAATTGGCACTGGTAAAAAAGATGGTATAGAAAGATGTGAAGCTTTGATCGGAGAAGAAGTTGATGTAGTTGTTGTGGATACTGCTCACGGTCATTCCGAAAACGTTATCAATACCATTAGGGAAATAAAAAAGATGTATCCTAATACGCAATTCATTGGCGGAAACATTGCAACAAAGGAGGCTGCTGAAGCGTTGATTGATGCGGGTGTTGATGCAGTGAAGGTCGGAATAGGACCAGGATCAATCTGTACAACCAGAATAGTTACAGGTGTTGGTGTGCCACAATTCTCTGCAATCAAGAATGTTGCAGAGGCGTGTAGAGCAAGAAACGTCAGACTAATTGCTGATGGTGGGGTAAAATACTCAGGAGATGTTGCAAAAGCTATTGCAGCTGGTGCTGACTCTGTGATGATTGGTTCGATTTTTGCTGGCACTGACGAAAGCCCAGGTGAGATTATCATGTATAAGGGCAGAGCATATAAAGGCTATCGAGGAATGGGATCTATTAGTGCAATGAAACGAGGTTCAGCTAGCCGTTATTTTCAAGATAAAGATTCAAAACTCAAATTAGTTCCACAAGGAGTGGAAGGAAGAGTTCCATTCAAAGGTCCAGCTTCAGGAGTAATCCATCAGTTGATTGGCGGATTGCAAGCTGCAATGGGGTATACTGGTAATAGGAATATAGAAGAGATGAAAAAAAATTGTAAATTTGTTACTATTACTGCATCAGGATTAAGAGAGAGTCATGCTCATGATATAGTCATTACACAAGAAGCTCCAAATTACGCTTATCAAGCGTCCAATTTGTCAACCGATTCAGAGTAG
- the fsa gene encoding fructose-6-phosphate aldolase, with product MEIFLDSVDLNEIKELKEFIDGITTNPSLIAKSGRKDKYEDLVREICSIIKGPVSVEVVANNHADMVKEGLKLAKIADNVVVKLPLTYEGLISCKKLWTEHKIPVNITLCFSPGQALLAAKAGACFISPFVGRLDDISYDGLSLIEDICTIYSNYGFDTKVLVASVRSPAHVIEATRLGADSITVPAKVLRQLINHPLTDQGLAIFEKDWGAK from the coding sequence ATGGAAATTTTTCTTGATAGCGTTGATTTAAATGAAATTAAAGAACTAAAGGAGTTCATTGACGGCATAACAACTAATCCTTCTTTAATAGCAAAGTCCGGGCGTAAAGATAAATACGAGGATTTAGTGCGTGAAATATGCTCTATTATCAAGGGGCCTGTTAGTGTTGAAGTTGTTGCAAATAACCATGCAGATATGGTTAAAGAAGGCCTTAAGTTAGCGAAAATCGCTGATAATGTTGTGGTAAAATTGCCCCTTACATATGAAGGATTAATTTCTTGTAAAAAGTTGTGGACAGAGCATAAAATACCTGTTAACATCACATTATGTTTTTCTCCTGGACAAGCACTGCTTGCCGCTAAGGCCGGTGCTTGTTTTATTTCTCCCTTTGTTGGTCGCCTTGATGATATAAGCTATGATGGCTTATCGCTAATAGAAGATATATGTACTATATATTCTAATTACGGTTTTGATACTAAAGTTCTTGTTGCATCAGTGAGAAGCCCAGCACATGTAATAGAAGCTACAAGGCTTGGTGCTGATTCAATTACTGTGCCAGCAAAAGTACTTAGACAGTTAATTAATCACCCACTTACTGACCAAGGGCTAGCAATATTTGAAAAAGACTGGGGTGCAAAATAA
- a CDS encoding F0F1 ATP synthase subunit epsilon has protein sequence MNTFRVQFFSPNDQISFSGVVSLSVTGLEGELMILAHHAPYLIYLLPGIITIKMGNQKKEKVVVDNGVLEVADNNCSIMANQVQIFDHVIHDEESLKSKRISICLRYLNEKHLS, from the coding sequence ATGAATACTTTTAGAGTGCAATTTTTCTCTCCTAATGATCAAATTTCATTCAGTGGAGTGGTTTCTCTTTCAGTAACTGGGCTCGAAGGGGAGCTTATGATTTTAGCTCACCATGCTCCTTACTTAATTTATTTATTGCCTGGTATAATTACCATTAAAATGGGTAATCAAAAAAAAGAAAAAGTTGTAGTTGATAATGGTGTGTTGGAAGTTGCAGATAACAATTGTAGCATTATGGCGAACCAAGTTCAGATTTTTGATCATGTAATTCATGATGAGGAATCGTTGAAGAGCAAAAGAATTAGTATATGTTTAAGGTATCTTAATGAGAAACATCTTTCTTAG
- the atpD gene encoding F0F1 ATP synthase subunit beta: MNIGRAIKVTQAVVDIKFEGELPKIFNALKSKLKYKGKELVLEVSQHIGDNIVRCIAMDSTDGMSRGDEFVDTGAPISVPIGRSTLGRIFNVVGELIDECGPLKGKYNLEPIHRAPPSFTEQRIQEEVLVTGIKVIDLLAPYLKGGKIGLFGGAGVGKTVLIMELINNIAKAHKGFSVFAGVGERTREGNDLYHEMITSNVININEHEKSQAVLVYGQMNEPPGARARVALTALTMAEYFRDRENQDVLFFVDNIFRFIQAGSEISALLGRIPSAVGYQPTLATDMGAMQERIASTTSGSITSVQAIYVPADDLTDPAPATTFSHLDATTVLSRQIAEMGIYPAVDPLDSTSQSLSAEIIGEEHHKVASEVKRILQTYKSLQDIIAILGMDELSDEDKIIVDRARKIQKFLSQPFHVAEIFTGMPGKFVSLSDTVSSFKEIVEGKYDHLPEAAFYMVGNIDEAIKKAELIQAEAK, encoded by the coding sequence ATGAATATAGGTAGAGCGATTAAGGTAACTCAAGCAGTTGTTGATATAAAATTTGAAGGTGAATTGCCTAAAATATTTAATGCTTTAAAAAGCAAACTAAAATATAAGGGTAAGGAGCTGGTTTTAGAAGTTTCGCAACATATAGGTGACAATATAGTTCGTTGTATTGCTATGGATAGCACAGATGGCATGTCAAGGGGGGATGAATTTGTTGATACAGGTGCACCAATATCGGTGCCAATTGGGCGTTCAACTTTAGGAAGGATTTTTAATGTTGTTGGAGAGCTTATAGATGAGTGTGGTCCACTGAAGGGAAAATATAACTTAGAGCCTATACACAGAGCACCTCCAAGTTTTACTGAACAGAGAATACAGGAAGAAGTTTTAGTTACGGGAATAAAAGTTATAGATCTTCTTGCACCTTATCTTAAAGGAGGAAAAATCGGCTTATTTGGTGGAGCCGGTGTTGGTAAAACAGTCCTGATAATGGAATTAATTAATAATATAGCAAAAGCTCATAAAGGGTTTTCTGTGTTTGCTGGGGTAGGGGAGAGAACGCGTGAAGGTAACGATCTTTATCACGAGATGATCACTTCAAATGTAATAAATATAAATGAGCATGAAAAGTCTCAAGCTGTTTTGGTTTATGGTCAGATGAATGAGCCTCCTGGAGCAAGGGCTAGAGTTGCTTTAACAGCACTTACTATGGCAGAGTATTTTCGTGACCGTGAAAACCAAGATGTTCTATTTTTTGTGGATAATATCTTTAGATTTATACAAGCTGGTTCTGAAATTTCTGCTTTACTTGGAAGAATACCGTCAGCTGTTGGTTATCAGCCAACCCTTGCAACTGATATGGGTGCAATGCAAGAAAGAATAGCTTCAACAACTTCTGGCTCTATTACTTCTGTGCAAGCTATATATGTTCCTGCAGATGATTTAACTGATCCAGCTCCAGCAACTACATTCTCTCACCTTGATGCAACCACAGTATTGTCAAGGCAAATAGCTGAAATGGGAATATACCCTGCTGTTGATCCACTTGATTCAACTTCTCAGTCTTTATCTGCTGAAATCATTGGTGAAGAACATCATAAGGTAGCTTCTGAGGTGAAACGTATATTGCAAACTTATAAATCACTGCAAGATATTATTGCAATACTTGGTATGGATGAGCTATCTGATGAAGATAAAATTATTGTTGATAGGGCTCGTAAGATTCAGAAATTTCTTTCTCAACCTTTTCACGTTGCAGAAATATTTACTGGTATGCCTGGTAAATTTGTTTCACTTTCTGATACTGTTTCCAGTTTTAAAGAGATTGTTGAAGGTAAATATGATCACTTACCAGAGGCTGCTTTTTATATGGTGGGGAATATAGATGAAGCAATAAAAAAGGCTGAATTAATACAAGCTGAAGCTAAATAA
- the pstC gene encoding phosphate ABC transporter permease subunit PstC codes for MNSVIVIPVLLIFLFCFSRFQEVNKVKPYLYLSCIWMLTWLLMLYNNCFVTFISIALLFFMLAFIFKNKRNKIKKLSLFVALAISFFITLFIMLSIFIQSINFFNKVTISEFLFCVKWGHNVVTVNKEKVGCFGIAPLLVGTLLITIIAMLVVVPLGLFSAIYISEYASEKVRYIVNTTLQVLSAIPTVVYGYFAVVFLSSFIKQVANFFGLSIHSESALVAGLSIGIMILPFIISLLEDAIRSVPKSLRYGFMALGATPAETIWHITIPYAMPTILSAILLSISRVIGETMIVLMAVGINANLTFNPLNSVTTITVQIATLLTGDQDFNSVQTLAAYALSLVLFIITWLLNAFALFVMKRN; via the coding sequence ATGAATTCGGTGATAGTCATACCTGTCCTACTAATCTTTTTATTTTGTTTTAGTAGGTTTCAAGAAGTAAATAAGGTTAAACCTTATCTATATCTTAGTTGTATATGGATGCTAACTTGGTTGTTAATGCTCTATAATAATTGTTTTGTAACTTTTATTTCTATAGCGTTACTTTTTTTCATGCTTGCTTTTATCTTTAAAAATAAAAGAAATAAGATAAAAAAACTTTCGTTATTTGTGGCTTTAGCCATATCATTTTTTATCACTTTATTTATAATGCTATCTATTTTTATTCAATCTATTAATTTTTTTAATAAAGTAACTATTTCAGAATTCTTGTTTTGCGTGAAATGGGGCCACAATGTAGTCACTGTCAATAAAGAGAAGGTAGGATGTTTTGGTATAGCGCCGCTTTTAGTGGGTACATTACTTATAACTATTATAGCAATGTTAGTTGTCGTTCCGCTTGGTTTATTTTCTGCAATATATATTAGTGAATATGCGAGTGAGAAAGTGCGTTATATTGTTAATACAACTTTGCAAGTTTTATCTGCTATTCCTACGGTTGTATATGGATATTTCGCGGTTGTATTTTTGTCTTCCTTTATAAAGCAGGTAGCAAATTTTTTTGGTTTAAGTATACACTCAGAAAGTGCCTTAGTTGCCGGTTTATCGATTGGGATAATGATTCTTCCTTTTATTATTTCTTTACTCGAAGATGCCATAAGATCTGTTCCAAAAAGCTTGCGTTATGGCTTCATGGCACTTGGCGCAACTCCAGCGGAAACTATATGGCATATAACAATACCTTATGCAATGCCTACAATTTTAAGTGCAATTTTATTGTCAATTTCAAGAGTGATAGGTGAAACAATGATTGTGCTAATGGCCGTGGGAATCAACGCAAATTTGACTTTTAACCCTCTTAATTCAGTTACTACCATTACCGTGCAGATCGCTACATTACTTACCGGAGATCAGGATTTCAATAGTGTACAAACTCTTGCTGCTTATGCGCTTAGTTTAGTATTGTTTATTATTACTTGGCTATTAAATGCATTTGCATTGTTTGTAATGAAGCGTAACTAG
- the rpmH gene encoding 50S ribosomal protein L34, with translation MKRTFQPKNLIRKRRHGFRSRMATRAGRKILNRRRSLGCNKLCA, from the coding sequence ATGAAGAGAACATTTCAACCAAAAAATTTGATAAGAAAGCGCAGACATGGATTTCGTTCACGTATGGCAACAAGAGCTGGAAGAAAAATCCTTAATAGGCGCCGTTCATTAGGGTGTAACAAATTATGCGCATAG
- a CDS encoding methyltransferase domain-containing protein, with the protein MKSNLSFIKNVALNCMSKLIGVLNIKKVKHFIVNKYNTLHKEMTVLLKKSKNLLNTNIEIGLYHFYKGSISDAKLRFWLISIFYPHLPIVWYNIGRCHFAVGNTNKAYNYLTQTLKLDSDHEEASYYIKKMTNSAPITELPKNLIRQYFNYTGEYFVEHWLIAKQYRGHELVHMIITKIFNNSTSELNILDLGCGTGICGHFLKINSTGSHITGIDISSRMLNIARGCFIKGNPIYNELIHMEMKEFLKQEKNQQYDVIIFAEVLHYLHDFQEELELAKRSTSKKGVIICLIRRKEGEGIDFVNKGDYFRHSESYVQHVAKKINMQISYMSYCKIYGSQVDGILFALQHQQENPKKLT; encoded by the coding sequence ATGAAAAGTAATCTCTCTTTTATAAAAAACGTTGCTTTAAATTGTATGTCTAAGCTCATTGGCGTATTAAATATTAAGAAAGTAAAACACTTCATTGTGAATAAATATAATACTCTTCATAAAGAAATGACAGTGCTTCTTAAAAAATCTAAGAACCTGTTAAATACCAACATTGAAATCGGTTTATATCACTTTTATAAAGGTAGCATATCAGATGCAAAGTTACGATTTTGGTTAATTAGCATATTTTACCCCCATTTACCCATAGTCTGGTATAACATTGGAAGGTGTCATTTTGCGGTAGGGAATACTAACAAAGCTTATAATTATTTAACACAGACACTAAAATTAGATAGTGATCACGAAGAGGCATCTTACTATATAAAAAAAATGACAAACTCAGCGCCTATTACAGAATTGCCAAAAAACCTCATAAGACAATATTTTAATTACACAGGTGAATATTTTGTTGAGCATTGGTTGATTGCTAAACAGTATAGAGGGCATGAACTTGTACACATGATAATTACAAAAATCTTCAACAACTCCACTTCTGAGCTCAATATACTTGACCTTGGTTGTGGGACTGGAATATGTGGTCATTTCTTGAAAATAAATAGTACTGGAAGCCACATAACAGGAATTGACATTTCAAGTAGAATGCTAAATATCGCAAGAGGATGCTTTATAAAAGGTAATCCTATTTACAATGAATTAATACATATGGAAATGAAAGAGTTTCTTAAACAAGAGAAAAACCAGCAGTATGATGTAATTATCTTTGCTGAAGTGCTACATTATCTACATGACTTTCAAGAAGAATTGGAATTAGCAAAAAGATCTACGAGCAAAAAAGGGGTTATTATATGTTTAATAAGAAGAAAGGAAGGTGAAGGTATTGACTTTGTAAACAAAGGAGACTATTTTCGTCACTCAGAAAGTTATGTTCAACATGTTGCAAAAAAAATAAATATGCAGATAAGTTATATGAGTTACTGTAAAATATATGGCAGTCAGGTTGACGGTATCTTGTTTGCACTACAGCATCAACAAGAAAATCCGAAAAAACTAACTTAA
- a CDS encoding ribonucleoside-diphosphate reductase subunit alpha — protein MNNITINYAKDSKLTGFGKAVLSDRYLIENESYQDLFARIANYYSDNKEHAQRLYDYMSNLWFMPSTPILSNGGTKRGLPISCFLNETEDSLQGIVDLWNENVWLAARGGGIGSYWGNLRSIGESVKGSGKTSGIVPFIVVQNALTLAISQGSLRRGSSAVYLPVSHPEIEEFLDLRKPTGGDPNRKALNIHHAVIVTDKFMQAVENDQEWNLISPHNNKVISTVKARDIWVKILTARVETGEPYIIFLDATNNNKPESYKKLNLDIKMSNLCSEITLTTGYDHLNKSRTAVCCLSSVNLEYYEEWKDNKLFIEDIMRFLDNVLEDFINKAPSEIQRAKYSAIRERSIGFGVMGFHSFLQSKMVPFESVTAQQWNKKIFKYLREQADIVSKKLAEEKGACPDAKEVDLMERFTHKLAIAPTASISIIAGNTSPGIEPYAANVFIQKTLTGSFVVRNKFLQKLLAEKNQDNDKIWSSVSTNEGSVQHLNFLSEHEKLTFKTAYELDQRWIIEHASDRTSYICQSQSVNLFLPANVHKRYLHKIHMLAWKKGLKSLYYCRSQSMQRADKVSHDIFKKSEILQQKTDIDYDECLSCQ, from the coding sequence ATGAATAACATTACTATTAATTACGCAAAGGATAGCAAATTAACCGGTTTTGGAAAAGCAGTTCTATCAGACAGGTATTTAATAGAAAATGAAAGTTACCAAGACCTCTTTGCACGTATTGCTAATTACTATTCTGATAACAAAGAACATGCGCAGCGTCTTTATGACTACATGAGCAACTTGTGGTTCATGCCTTCAACACCAATACTCAGCAATGGTGGCACCAAGAGAGGGTTGCCTATCTCTTGCTTTCTTAATGAAACCGAAGACAGCTTGCAGGGAATAGTTGACTTATGGAATGAAAATGTTTGGCTTGCTGCACGTGGAGGAGGCATAGGTAGTTATTGGGGAAATTTACGTTCAATTGGTGAAAGTGTAAAAGGTAGTGGTAAAACATCAGGAATTGTACCATTTATTGTGGTACAAAATGCTCTAACGCTTGCAATTAGTCAGGGATCCTTAAGGCGAGGAAGTTCAGCAGTTTATCTTCCTGTATCTCATCCGGAAATAGAAGAGTTTCTGGATTTACGCAAGCCAACAGGCGGTGACCCAAATCGCAAAGCGTTAAATATACATCATGCTGTAATAGTAACAGACAAATTTATGCAAGCTGTTGAGAATGATCAAGAATGGAATTTAATAAGCCCTCACAACAACAAGGTTATTTCAACCGTAAAAGCACGCGACATATGGGTCAAAATATTAACAGCAAGAGTTGAAACTGGAGAACCTTACATTATTTTCCTTGATGCAACAAATAACAATAAGCCAGAATCTTACAAAAAGCTCAACTTAGACATCAAGATGTCAAATCTATGCAGTGAAATAACTTTAACTACAGGTTATGATCACCTGAATAAGTCACGCACTGCTGTGTGTTGTCTATCATCCGTAAACCTTGAGTACTACGAAGAATGGAAAGACAATAAACTCTTCATAGAAGATATAATGCGCTTTCTTGATAATGTATTGGAAGATTTTATAAATAAAGCGCCAAGTGAAATACAGCGAGCAAAATATTCTGCAATAAGAGAACGCAGTATTGGTTTTGGCGTGATGGGCTTTCACTCATTTTTACAAAGCAAAATGGTTCCTTTTGAATCAGTAACAGCACAACAATGGAATAAAAAAATATTTAAGTATTTACGCGAGCAAGCAGATATAGTTTCTAAAAAATTAGCAGAAGAAAAGGGGGCATGTCCTGATGCCAAAGAAGTTGATCTAATGGAAAGATTTACACACAAGCTCGCTATTGCTCCTACTGCCTCGATCTCCATTATTGCAGGTAATACCTCTCCTGGAATAGAGCCATATGCAGCAAACGTATTCATACAAAAGACACTTACAGGCTCATTTGTAGTGCGAAATAAATTCTTGCAAAAACTATTAGCAGAAAAAAATCAAGACAATGATAAAATATGGTCTTCAGTTTCAACAAACGAGGGTTCCGTTCAGCATTTAAATTTTCTTAGTGAGCATGAAAAACTGACATTTAAAACAGCGTACGAGCTTGACCAAAGATGGATTATAGAACATGCAAGCGATAGAACTTCGTATATTTGTCAGTCTCAATCAGTAAATCTGTTCTTACCTGCCAACGTACATAAACGTTACTTGCACAAAATACACATGCTTGCTTGGAAAAAAGGATTGAAGAGCTTATATTACTGCAGATCACAATCAATGCAGAGAGCCGATAAGGTCTCGCATGACATATTCAAAAAAAGTGAAATATTGCAACAAAAAACAGATATTGACTACGATGAATGTTTGTCATGTCAATAG